The DNA sequence AAACTTTTACCCCGCCACAAGTAATAGGTTTATCTAATTCGAAATACTGCTGCTTCTTGCCTGGAACAGGAAATACACCTTTCGCATAAACAGGGAAGCCCATTGCGGTTATTTCACCTAAATCACGAATTACACCGTCAATAACAAAGCCTTTAATACCGCGCTTTTTAGCGATCGCACAGACATTACCACCAGCAACAGCATTTTTACTGTCTACACCGTCAACAACCACGATTGAGCCTTCAGGCGCTTCATATATTGCACTGTGAAGCATTAGGTGATCGCCAGAGGACAATTGAACCGTATAAGCCGGTCCTGATATCGGTTTCATATCCTGAAAAAGAGGATGTATCGATATATCAATAAATTGATCCCGACCTAATACATTTCCGTAGTCCGTTGTTGCTAGTGTTGAAAAGTCCTGTTCCATTTTGATCCCTTAATTAGATTGATTACCTGATTTTTGCGGTTTTGATTGATAGAAATTAACAGCGAGCACATTCTAATCAAGCTCTCAAAATGACCGCACTGCTTAGAAAGCTAATTTTTTGCCAGATGTTTTAAGAGTGCTTTTCCTGCCTCCTTCACTCTTAATACACGTATAAATCTTCAAGGCAAAGCCCGTTCTTAGCAAGCCATGTTGAGTAATTAGAGTTGAGCAATTGAAAAAATAAACGGCAAAATACCAACAACAGTATCATCCGATTGGCTTACCCTGTTATATTTATGGGACTAACTGTGATTGATGTTACATTGCAAAGTTACATTGCATATTTTCTATTGCGGATTCAACATAGCTTGAGAGTGAAACTAGGTGATAGTCGTTGATTTTATAACTCCCCGGAAAATTGAGGGAGCTAACCGTTTTAGTCCTTTAAAATATCATTAAGATCGGTTAAATCTTTTACTGCTTAAAGATAAAGTTATAGGTAACCGGTACTACCGTGCTTATTGATGGTAAATTCGCCACTGTACGCAGCATCTCTATTCCCTCTGCGAGTCCATAGTCATTAGCACTAAGAATAAAAGGTTTTAGAGAAGTAACCAGCAACCTTTCGCCAAGTAACTTGAACATCGCTTGTTATCTCACGAGAAACCCCGTGAAGAGAAAGATTAAATTTAATGGATTCAATATAAGTATCACCCACATTTAATTCTGAAAGTTTATCTACATTAACAGAGCCTCTAATTTTTGCTTCCATAAAATCAGATGTTTCAAATAGTATTGCTTTCATTCTTTCATTACGGATATCTACATTTGTTTCAACACTGCTAAGATCAATATTTACCATCACTTCGCCAGCATCATTAATTGAACCATTAATTTTACTGAAGCTGTGAACCTCACCAACTGTTGATTTCTTAACCGAAACAAAGTTAAGATTTTATTCGGTTTCCTGTAGTTCCCATTGTGCAAATGCACTCGGTAATAAACATACCAATAGTAATGCTATTATCGAAACACCTTTCATAAATCAGTCTCCAATTAAATTTTATTTAACCTGCAAAATAAACCCAACAAATGCCATCGCCCTAAGAAATGATATAATTTCTCATTTTTGGCCGATCTGCGCCGCAAAGACTAATTTATATCACGACTTAATTTTAAATGTCATTTTATTTTTTAAATGCTAAAAACATGAAAAAAATCAGTTACACATTGTGTTAAGAATGTCAGGTAATCTCAGGTATAGAAGAATGATAAGATGCTATTGCATTATCAAACTGTCCAGACTGTTATTATTTACAACGCAACTATTTACAACGCAACAATAGCTTGGCCACTTTAACTGCTGCGGAACTGGCCTTTTTGATCGTCTTCGCTACCTGGTTAATTCTTTTGCTAACATCATCAATGGACTCTTTTGCATCAATTGCATTTTTTGTCACTAGATTCAATTGATCAATGGCAGCCGTTAGCTCAGGCGTATTTTCCAGTAGCGTTTTATAGGCTAATTCTGATGCTTGAATATTTAGCTTATCCCGTTCTCTACGCACATCTCTCTGCTCATCACCTTCAAGCAAAGGCCAAAGATCGTTTAGAGCATTAATTGCTTTGTTTAATTCAGACAACTCAGACATAATTGTTCTCCTAATAATTTATTTTTTTGAGTTTTCAGCTGGATTATTGACAGATAATACCTTTCTCATCATCTGATATTATCTTTGTTTCACAGCTCTTCATAAGTTCTTCCAGATCGTCCAAACTCCTATGAACAGTTTTTATATTTTTAATAGATTTAGCTATATTTTGGCTGCTAAAACGATTTTTTTTCAATTCCTCCGTCAATACACTATGCGCTTCCATGACAGATAATATTGCTTGTTGTGCTTGAACTACCGTCGCCGTTGTCGATTCCATCGCGATATATTTCTCATAAATTTCATCCAGCATTTTTTTCTTTTTCGCAAATGAAAGCTCGTCGGTCTGTGTATTATAATCAGAAAAATATCCAGCCAACTCATTTCCCTTCATTGTATATAAACGCCCTTCTATTACGCCCATCAGTAACTGATCATTTATTATATTTCCTATTATTTGCACACTAGAATCTGCTGCTATTATAATTTCCTTAAGTGCTTCCCCCCTTTTGTACTCAACGTAATAACGAGAAATTTCTGTAATAACCCGGCTTATCTTTCCACTATTTTCATCGCTTATTAAATCGCTTTCGGTTTCTTTGAATGACTTATATTGCTCATTCATTCCCTTAAGCGATGTTGACAATTTCACGCCAGCCAATGCCAATTCTTCACGCGAACCCGCATTAGCTAAATCGGATAAAGAAGCGGCATAGCCTCCAAGTGCATTATTAGCTTTGTATAGTGCGAAGTTTTTTTTGTCCGAATCCCGAATAATAATTTGTTTAATCGGATCCATATCTGATGTGACATATTTCTTATTTGATTGAGCCATCGCAACCAGTTTGTCATTAACATTGGCTTTATTATAATCACTTATTACTGTGTCGATTTTACTGGTTACATCAGCAGCAGCAATGCCAAAAGCATCAATATTACCCGTTGGTGTCGATGTACAACCTGACAAAATAAGGACTGCGAAAGATACCATTGGAACTATTCTCATGTAATTTCTCCTTTGTGTTTAAATACAACAGATTGACTCTCTGCGTTTATTGAATCTAACAAGGTTATATACAGACAACGAGGTGTAGGGAATTATTTGCTGCACAAAGTCGACAGAGATGAATTTACTTTGGCAGGATAAATCAGTGTTGCTCTTTTTTTTAAAATAAGTTTCATTACATTTCACTCTGGCGTAACACCACAAACGAAACACCCTCACCGCGTTTTTCAGAAACTCATTCTGACCGGGTGTGGTGTAGACAACCTTTTCCTACTTGCATCATATGACATGCGTAAAAGGTTCTCTGTATCCTTTAACAGTAGATGGAATATAGAAAAATTGTATTATTTTATCTTCAGTATCTGTTAATAATTTGACACCTGCTTGCTGATCTTTTTATATTGATTATTTTTTACCATTCACTCAAAATATTTAACGTTTTTTAGGCGATATATTGTTCAACCCATTTATTTAACACAGGTAATACTGACTCTGTTAAAAGAAAATAAATCGATAAGCCAAATGATTTTTTAATACCTGACGTAAATATTAACTATGCTACCGCCTAGGGAAAGGCAACAATAAAAAACGAAGAAAATATAAATGGTTTGTACGAAAATATCTGCTGAAATGAAGGTCTATGGGGAAACACAGCCCGTTGCTATAGCCTATGCTTTAGTTATCGTTAAGGTGAATTCTATACACTGCAAGCAGTGAAAATAAGTGCGCGGAGCACAACCTACGAGCTTAGTTTTTTATTTCAGAAGTTTAAAAATTAGATCACCAAATCTAGCCTTTTCAGACTTTCTTGTTGTGTCCTTAGGTAATCCACCACTTTCACTTGAAAAGAGACTTCCGAATAAAATTGCTTAAGCAGATTAATAGATGGGATGTCAGTACGCTCCATCAACGGGACTGCGCGGCCAGTGGCAACCACATAAGCATGCACATCGCGATGACGCGCCAACATTGGTTCAATAATATCTTTATACAAAGCATTTGCCAGCAAGGTGGCATAACCTTTATTACGATGTTTATGGACAGTAACGAAATGAATAACCCCTAAATCCTGATATGTAATACTTTGATGATGAACAATTTTATCAGGAGAGGCTTCGTAATTTTCAAGGAGACCATAACCAACCAACTGATCATCGGCATAAAGTTTAATGATTTCGGCCTGAATACCATAGCGCAGTTCATCATGTTTAGTTAACCAGTCAAACATGTACCACATCTTCATGTTGTCATTACCTAAGGCAAGTAACTCATGGGCACAGGTTTTAACATTGCAGTGCTCAAATCTAAGCATCAACAACCTCTTTGAATTTTTGTAAGCCAGTTAAGCTAATTAAGCTAATTAAGCTAATTAAGCTAATTAAGCCGAGGTATAATAAAAGATATTTTTGAGCAGATGACACAGAACATCCTTGTACACAATAAGAGAGGAGATATTCGCATAGTATGTCCAAGCTTGTCACTCTTTATTCTTTTCATTTTAAACAACACATTTCAGTACTGCCTGCATCAATAGCACTAAGGGTTTATCCACCAGCAAATAAGTTGATATTATTTTTGTCTTCAGTAAAGACCGTCGCAGCTATATCGCGTTCGAGTGCAGTCGTTTTTATTTGAGCACGCCAGATTTAACAGCAAGCGGTTGATTTTGAAAAATGGCCATTGCCGTCGTCATAAACTTAAAACCCAACCCCAGATAAAACCCCTCTTTACCCGGTTTCGCATACATGATTATCTTGCTATGCCCGCTGGATGCATCGATAAGTTTATTCACAAGTTGCTTACCCAAGCCCCTACCTTGATATTCAGGATGGATAACAATATCACAAATGTAAGCGCAATCTGCACCATCCGCTAACGCTCTACCAGCACCAATGAGTTTTCCAGAATCCATAACAATAAACTTGAACAAGCTGCTATTAAATACAAGTTCTAAATGTTTTGCTGACTTTTGACCAAGAGGCGCGATACGAAAAAGTTCGGATAATTCATTCCAATCTATTTCATTAAAATTGCTAGACCATGTAAATTCCACTGTAACTCCCTGAAAAAATAACGCCCTTATTAAGAAGCAATAATATAGTGGGCTAAAATATTGAGCGGAGCAAAAAAACCAAGGGTATTTTTTCCCGCTTGAACAACTTATTGTGCATTTTCACGCTGACAGTTCCAGCATATCTCAAAAGAAGGATCATTTTTCTCAGAACAATTTTTACAAATCCAATCATTTTTTTCACTACTGCTCTGCGATGATGTTGCGATTTCCAGCGCACGATCAAAATCTGAATTGTTATAAACCCAAACTTCAGGCCAGGAATCGAGGGGAGATATTTCCCCCATCGCACCCTGTGCAAATTCATTTTTAAGAAATGTATTTATTTCTTGCGCCTCAATAAGATTTTTTACATTGTTCGCAAGAAAGTGACTTTCATTGGTATAAACCATCTTCATAATTGAATACTTAATCGTGGCCATAAGCGACGTCAGGTGTGTGTTGCAACAGTTGGGAATCCACTGGAACTGATTGTTATGTGCTTATCCCTATAAATACTGATACAAACGAATAAACTATAACCTTATAAAATACGGTATCACGATTAAAATAATACCCACAATAACTAACATTGCAACACTGGTCATAAAATAGGGAAAAACAATAAGCGCTAATCCTGCGCATAGGGGAACAATTGCTCTTTGCTTTTTACCATACATTAAAAATCCCATCCCAACGCTGCTAAACAAAATACTCCAAATAATTATTGATGAACTAGCCATTTAAAAAGTCCTACTTTTATTGAATGCGAGATTACTTCAAACACTGGCATGTAGGTTACTTTTGATTTTAGCAACCGACAGCCGTTATGCATTAGTGATTAGACTTATAGTGTGTTTACGACGAACAACAAGCGCTCGAATTTTGCTGAATGGGTGGGCATGGAACAGTGCCATAAGAACAAAAAACACAACAATCACCTTTCTTAGGTTTAAGTAGCACGCCACAACTTTTGCATTCATAAAACCACTGACAAGCGTTAGTGGGCATTTTTTCAGTTTCTTGATGCCCGCACTTGGGGCATGTAATAATAGAGTCTAAAATTATTTCCATCGCTAGATTTCCTCATTTTATGGTTTTGTAATATGGTTTGGAAAAGTTTCTAGTGCATCTTACATGGCTACAAAGCCCCACTTATTATATATGGAACAACAACAACATAAGTGAATTATTCTTTGACCCATTCCCATGCATCTTGTAAGCAACTTAATTCAAAATGCTTTTCACTTACACCGACTAATTTTCCAAAGGGACTGTCTGCCGCCACCAGCCATCCCAACACGTTACTTTCAGAAATTCAGAAACAATAGCGCGTTTATTAATATTTTTAAGGTGTTTGAATATCCACTTCAAGTCTTGATAGGCTACATCAACCCCAAAATTTATTTTTCCATCCAAAACAACTAAAATATTAATCTTGTCATATTCTTCAATCAGCTTATTAAATACCACTATCCATTGATTCTCTTGTTCAACATCTATTTTTCCAGAGACTTTGCTCCCAATCCTAGCGCCTTCACTTTCTGGTCATTTTCTGATCATCTTTCCTTCCTCTTTTATGGGAAGTTTTCGACTAAATGATAACTTACCGTAATACGTCAGATTTTACTGCCTTATTAGCGCGATAATTAAATTATTCAAATCTTTTGAGTTCCTTGGCTTTAATTATTTTTTTCTCGATTCAATGCTTTTTTGAAATCTAGTTAGTTCCTTGATCATCGTCTCACCCCAGCGCCCAGTCTCCGAGAGGGTCGTTGTATATAATTCACTCGTATAATCTTGTATTAATAAAAATCCGGCATCGAGGTCTTCACTATCACCGCCCCTCGATTCCAGGTAATGGCACCATGAAATCCTGGCATCCGTAATTAACTTCTCTAATTCTAATTGAGTCGTAACAAATCTAATATGACCTTCAGTGCCGCCAAATAAAGAATTGGCGGTTAAGCAACTTGCCGCGATCGCAATGAATACATAACCATACTGAGCTAAAGATTTAAACTCTGGGTTTGCAGTTGTGGCAAGCAAGGGAAGCAGTAATCCAATAGTACCGGATACCCAAGCCGCAAATCTTGATATACCTGATATCCAGGCTCTTGTCGTACGTCGGCGATAGTAGTATGTAACTTCAGCTGCGGCTAAATCATCGACGGCGCAAAAAAGTTGAGAAAGAGACTCTGCAGCATGTTGATCATCCCACAGTAATCCTTGTGTCGCTTCTCGGAATGTCTGCAATCTGACTGGATCTTCTGGTCTCATATTTTCACCTTTTTCGATTTACTGTCTGTATTAGCAGATCGCGCTAACGGGATTGTAGAATGACTATTACAGCTAATTTTCAGAAGTAAACGAGTTCCTATAACAAATTCTAAGCGCGTTTAGGACATGAGGCAATGCCTTTGCAATATTTTAAAAAACTTTAAAACTACAAAATGAGTTATTCAGCAGCCTATTGGTATTGTTATTATTTTTGCATTTTTCTGTTTGCAACTTTTTCTGTTTGCAACAATGATGACAACCGTTATGCGACCGGTTAAAGGACTTTAAAAAGGTTTTACTGTCTTCCCTTTAAAGCCTGCCCACCAGCCGGTAAGTTGGTACTGTTTGTTTTTAGCAAAAACCGCAACCACTGTACCAAGTGTGAGGGTAGCAACTTATTAAGCCTTTTCAACAATTAAGTGGGCTTATGCCAACCCAGACCTGTTGCTCAAACCTAATTGTTGGCAGCGTTATTTTTTCACCATCAATGATAAGTAATGGACTCAATAACTCAAACTTCTTAGGCATTGGATTCGGTAATTGAATGTCGATTGAAAACCTTGTCATTCCTGGTAACGTCTTATGTGGTGCGGCATAGGGAATTGTGTTTAACTTTTTAAAGCTGTCATGTTTATTGGCAAAAACAGACAACACATTTATCGCGATATTGTTATCAAGATCAATCACTTTAAAATCTGTCGACGTAAAATTTATATTATTCCATGCGCATCCTGAAAAACCGATATAAACGATATTTTTATGTTCTCCATCATTTGCCCAGGCTCTTATATGGACACTCTGATGGGGACTCCCGATAACGATGTCGAGTAAGGATACTGTTGGCACAAACCCTTTGGCATGAACGTAGCCTCCCTCAGCTGCGGGCCTGTAGTATGTAACAGCATTAGGTACGCAACCACTTAATGTAAGAACGAGAGATAAGAATAGAATAAAGGTGTTTATTTTCATTTCATTGCCCAACGAGGCTGTAGAATTTCTCCATTTTCAGAAAAAAAACACTTTCTCAAAATTTAATTTACTTTTAAAACAATAAGTTAAAAAAGTATAAATTTTCATAAATTTATAAAAAACGAGTTATTCTACAGCCTCAACGCCTTAATAACAGGCTAAGTTTGTTAGCACCTAGCAGCAAGCCGTAAGGTTAACTTCTTTGCAGAAATCTCTTTACAGCCAGAAGTGTTTTGTCCGCTCCATAGCGGTGAAAAATCATCAGCCCCTAGCTTTTCAAAATAACCTCGTAATTGTGTCATTTCAATGGAAGCGTAAGGAAAATCTGGCGCTAAAACATTTATATAACCCAATTCTTTGATCGCCCGGTTAACAATACCGCGAGCTGGTTTACCTGAAAAAACATTCGTAATAGCCGTATGCTGAGATTTGGAATGCTTTAGTGCTG is a window from the Psychromonas ingrahamii 37 genome containing:
- a CDS encoding RraA family protein, producing MEQDFSTLATTDYGNVLGRDQFIDISIHPLFQDMKPISGPAYTVQLSSGDHLMLHSAIYEAPEGSIVVVDGVDSKNAVAGGNVCAIAKKRGIKGFVIDGVIRDLGEITAMGFPVYAKGVFPVPGKKQQYFELDKPITCGGVKVCPGDIIVADIEGIVVIPKYKALATYQAAKAKVKLESRMTLGDWEASHRLKVQQAIEAAKKAE
- a CDS encoding GNAT family N-acetyltransferase — encoded protein: MLRFEHCNVKTCAHELLALGNDNMKMWYMFDWLTKHDELRYGIQAEIIKLYADDQLVGYGLLENYEASPDKIVHHQSITYQDLGVIHFVTVHKHRNKGYATLLANALYKDIIEPMLARHRDVHAYVVATGRAVPLMERTDIPSINLLKQFYSEVSFQVKVVDYLRTQQESLKRLDLVI
- a CDS encoding GNAT family N-acetyltransferase: MEFTWSSNFNEIDWNELSELFRIAPLGQKSAKHLELVFNSSLFKFIVMDSGKLIGAGRALADGADCAYICDIVIHPEYQGRGLGKQLVNKLIDASSGHSKIIMYAKPGKEGFYLGLGFKFMTTAMAIFQNQPLAVKSGVLK
- a CDS encoding putative signal transducing protein, which translates into the protein MKMVYTNESHFLANNVKNLIEAQEINTFLKNEFAQGAMGEISPLDSWPEVWVYNNSDFDRALEIATSSQSSSEKNDWICKNCSEKNDPSFEICWNCQRENAQ
- a CDS encoding GDCCVxC domain-containing (seleno)protein, translated to MEIILDSIITCPKCGHQETEKMPTNACQWFYECKSCGVLLKPKKGDCCVFCSYGTVPCPPIQQNSSACCSS
- a CDS encoding SpoIIAA family protein — translated: MVFNKLIEEYDKINILVVLDGKINFGVDVAYQDLKWIFKHLKNINKRAIVSEFLKVTCWDGWWRQTVPLEN
- a CDS encoding SLATT domain-containing protein: MRPEDPVRLQTFREATQGLLWDDQHAAESLSQLFCAVDDLAAAEVTYYYRRRTTRAWISGISRFAAWVSGTIGLLLPLLATTANPEFKSLAQYGYVFIAIAASCLTANSLFGGTEGHIRFVTTQLELEKLITDARISWCHYLESRGGDSEDLDAGFLLIQDYTSELYTTTLSETGRWGETMIKELTRFQKSIESRKK